A region of the Macrobrachium nipponense isolate FS-2020 chromosome 14, ASM1510439v2, whole genome shotgun sequence genome:
TATGGGAGGGTGACGTTTTCTTTAAATTcactctttaaaatatatttgctcATGACTAATCGTTATTTTGAGcggtaaattttttaataaaaagatcATGCATCAGTTATCTGTAATCTCTAAAAGGTTCATGTTTAGATCATTCTACTTACCTGGTCTCCTTATAATATAGTCTCGAAAATTCGTGCATGAATGATGGCCTGATAGGCAAGTGATATCCAAGTTTTCTAAAGAATTCTCTATATTTCACACTTCAGTTTTCTTATTCTAATGCATATAATTTGTGTTTGTtcgtagctcacttttctaaagATCTAGCGAACTAGATGAACATCAACAGTGAAAACCAGTTGTCTAAATTTGAACCTACCAAGGTTGGCGTCGTGTCATTTTATAGCAATTTCAGATTACCCATAGTTttttcattgcattgttttgactTATACTCAATCTAAAGGATTTTGAGCATCATTATAATAATCCACTGCCACTTACAAGAATGCTATGGATCCTTGCAAGTTTTAGCAACGCCTGGGTGATTTTACTAGAGTACAATTGCTCTGTGTAAAATTTTGCTCATTACTGCATTTAGATGTGACTATTTTACCTACTCCTACAGTCTGGCATTAAATGTATATTCATCTTACTTGGAATATCTTAAGAACTGCATTTGAGCAATTATTGCTGGTGGTGCGAGAATAAATTTTCCATCCAAAACCTgcttacaatttttaaaaaattagcaaaaccCACCCATTTAAATTTTAATGTTGAAAATTTACTCATCCAAAATTCAGACCATATCTACATTTAGAAAAGTCTTCACTTTGTACTTATCAAAAAATTATCCAAAACCTGATTGTAAATAACTTTATACCATAGGTTTTATTTATCCATAGGGTTAGCAACCTCATCCAAAAAATCAGCGATAAAGCGTTGTTTGCTACTTAGGCTTGTTAGCTACATGTTGCATACTTCGAAGTGCTAGGACTAAACACCGcatggtaaatgtaaagtagaaaGCCGCGCAAAGTTATCGTTTATCAACATagtttgtcgaccacacaatatagaaatggatgTATTTAATACTTTGATCCCTGAATGGCTAGTACTAACCACAGCATCCCAAGAAGCttccaccatgtttagtactagcaccatGGAGTGGGTGAcacgtagataacaagccaaagtagcaccaaaGAGTTGCCACAGACCTCTGGAGTCCAGTGTCAGTGGTGCTAGCACACAATGTTCTCctaaaatgaaagttttaaaaaatcagctTCCTATGCCTAGAATATCCTTACATTCAGGTCATTTTGATAGCGAGCTGGTAGAGAGGGGTCAAAGAGCTGTAGGTGTCTCTCCTTCAGGTGCCCGACGGAGGCTGTAACAAGGACGTAGTCGGTTAGGTAGGCTTCGTTTGTAGCTGTTACGATCAGAGCCTTCCCGTTCGGATCTGATTCCCAGAAGATTTTACACACTGGGGTATTTAGCTTGATCTTTTCTTCAGGAATAGAACTCTGTAAAAGGGTCATtagaaattataaattatatatagatatatatatatatatatatataatatatatatatatatatatatatatatatatatattatacatatatattatatatatatatatatatatatatatataaaatatatatatatatatatatatatatatatataggtataagccacgaaggaaaaataaacaagggagtttctgcaagatctttcgactgaacgttctttactcagcagacaaactgacttacatgagaaattgagggtatatgtatgtttaatatgttttgtgaataagtttttgtttaccaaagatctgattgtggtcagctgtcgccctgtataatcctttaattgtcttgtccctgtgtctgaccAGTTggtcttaatctttttgttcttaaattgtacccatgtttatgcttgtttggaaaggttactcattctccaggtgtgtcggattctaggtactaatctccttataatccctatctgtcagttatacgacctttcctgtaccctcaatttctcatgtaaggcAGTTTgcctgctgagtaaaggacgttcagtcaaaagatcttgcagaaactccgttgtttatttttccttcggggcttacacctttatatttatggatttatcacgttccaaactttcatgattcagttatacatacatatatatatatatatatatatatatatatatatatatatatatatatatatatacaggtggtcCTCTACGTATAAGCAAATTCTGTCTCGTGAGCTAGTTTATAAGTTTGTTTTTTGTAAGGGCAACAAAGTTACCTTAGGCATTTAGCATTGTTGTTAGCCTAAGCATTTGGCACtgtaggacaaaaaaaaaagctttctatCAAGACAGTTTGGTCATAAGTacataaaataaagtttataataaaaatcattctCTTTACTTGAAAATGTGGTAATGGAATACATGAAGTAAAGTTCGCATACCCTTCATAATTTGCACAGACAGAAGCTCATAAGTTGAAAGTTTGTATGCAGAAGATTACCTGtattatacaaatacacacacacatatatgtacctaTTTGTTTATTCAATTATAATTAAAACTTCAATACCCTGAGATAATTAAAAACGATGGTACCTGTAATATTGGTGCTGACACTGAGATAATCACAGATAACAGAACCTGAAGATATTTAACAACTACACAACAGGATGTTGTTATTTGAGATtattttaaaaagcttttaatTATGACGAATGCAAATGAGAGGATATAAGAcaataaaaggttgaaaataCCTTGAGGTAATTGGTGAGAGCATCGTATCCCTGGCTCCACTGGTTCAGCTTGTCTTCGCCTCCATAGGCTATGAACTGATCCACATCTCTTGCTGACTGTTCCATCCAGTCGTTGACGCCTCCGTCTCTCAGCGCCCACTGTAGGTGACAGTGCATTATTAGGCAAGAAACTCTCAGAACCTTTGAGTATTAAGCAAGAAAGGCTGCAGGCCAATTGAGTATTAGGCAAGAAAGACTGCAGGTCAATTGAGTATTAGGTAAGAAAGACTGCAGGTCGATTGATTATTAGGCAAGAAAGACTAGCAAACCCATTGAATATCAGACAAAAAAGACTAACAGCCTTTGTCAATCACTAGGCAAGAATAAGATTTGAATCAATATTGTTATTCATTAGCAAAATTCTGTCAATTACCAACCAACTTGAATGTTGAGCACGTGCTTCATGTAGCATTATGGATCTcagggaaaatatgaatgaattttcaCAAAGAACAAGCCTAAAGAAACCCTTAACTTATAAAGCAAAAGACTTAAGAAGTGAATGCCCTAAAGTGAAAAAGGACATCATACGTAAAGTGAAGATTTCATCTTCACAAACCTGTCCCATTTGACACATGAGTAACTTTGCAAATGCCATATCAGTTTTCAGTCTCTTGTTTTGTTATTTGTTGGTAAAACTTTGCTTTAGATTAACAGTGTGTTGATATGACAATTATGGTAGAGATAGGTTATAAGCTTCGATTAGGTTAGGTTTGATTACATTATATTCCAgtctacataaaaacaaaaacccacaGGATTTAAAATACTGCATCTCTGCAATGCTGTGCACATTCGTCAAGCCCTTTCTTTCATTCTACTTATGTACATCCCCCTCTACAAAATCGTATCCACTTTATCCATCTTTGACAACCCACTGCCACCCTCCCACCTACAGGTTACCCTGGAACCCTACCATATCTGGAGTACCTGTATAATATATGCAGGTTCCCTAACTCGTACACTacactatactctctctctctctctctctctctctctcctctctctctgccatttacCATGTTGAGATAATGCAGCCAAGCGTTCTTCTCTTCTGGCGAAGTTGAGCCATCATCGTACAAACTCTCGAACCTGTTGACAGAAATGAATAGATCATCATGAGGTTCTATTCAAGATGACAACGCGATACTTgagggcaatatatatatatatatatatatatatatatatatatatatatatatatatatatatatatatatatattgttacaaatattaatcacctcgtcttcccagcaggtattaatttattttatttctaaatgagcagccatgtttaccctaatatcagctgatttaggcaGGAAACAAACTCAGGCCTTAGGGACATATCCCAAAAGGGAGTGTGTAGGTAGCTAGGTTCTTCGTAGGCCTACtcctaagatcttttatcctgtgaacttctcGCTGGCGATATGCTATGTTTCCAGGAATGCCGCCGGTagggggataagctgacccccaacacccatgaatCACACATGCATTCGGCCTCAGTCCACTTGAGTCTGTGACCTGGGACACAAGTCCTGCCCAACCAGCCTTccattaggcctaccacggcgTGACTGACGCGCCCAGACctcagacaaagccgacgccaattTCTACAAGGGTCCACTGACAGATCGGCTGAGTCACGTGTTCAAGTCTCTTCGCAAGTGCTGCCTTAATGccagataatatgaataattttgaaagccagtaTTTACGTGAATCTTATTTTAGTCAGCTCTCCCCTCGTAAGAGGTAAGATTGGTCCCCgtgtggacaagctgcatttactctttctccaggccattcaatggccttgtgtaaataaatgtataatgtaaattaatcagctgggctttcaatggcgaccttattATAGAGTAATCTAACCCAAAGCAaaccttttaaggtaagttattctgcatttttccctaaaatatttttctttacatatttgGGTCACAACGAAGCCGGctcatatgtaaaaatatatatatatatatataccaatgctTTCAGGTGCTTATTCCATATCAGGTAGATAGACTGATGAAAAGGCAGAGAGGAATGATGAATAACTAAATTTTAACGATATTATAGGCAACCgcatttaaattgaataccaaatggaccatttatataatataaacgacCAGGATTGATTACAGTTAGGTCTAATATACAATAGAGAAGGTCCTCCCCTTCATACCTGTTTACCTCTTAATTAAGGCTCACCTGTCCAGGAAACACTGGCCATGGGCAGTGTCGTAGTAACCTTGCAGAGCCGAACTCTCCCCACACTGGTTGAACACTTCTTCGGCGACGCTGTATCCAGCTTCGCTGGCTTCATCCCCTCCCGAGGTTTTCAAGCGCCAGTCTGTAGTTTTATAGaattcaaaggaaaatgaaaagtcatTAGAGAGGAAGAAATGGTTTTGAACACCTCGATGCACACCCTCACACACTATCACAGAGGCATTTAGGTATTAATACGCTAGAGACAAACATGCCCACTCGTACAGATGTACCTCACTCAAACATAAATGTGAATGTTTAAACTACACGtatggctacacacacacacaccacacacacacacacacacacacacacacgagtgcaCTGCAATGTCCTTTCATGCACCAGCTCAAAGTGCTTCTTATACGAActttaaggaagaagaagaaatgaggtACTGACCATATTCTGAATCTTCAAGCGGCTGGGTGAGCATCCCGAGGCTGTCAGCCAACTTGTACAGAGGATTCCGGCGGCCTCCGTGGATCCACTCCGCTCCTTCCTCTATCAGAATGGAGCCTGTATGGGGCGAGGGATACATGTTAAGATTTATTACAGCACTGTTAAAAGGAACTTCATTTTGCAGCTTTCATTTTTACCGGGAGAAATGACAGTTTTATTTCCCTTTAGCCACTGTCATTACTTTTGTCTCACCTTCCCGGTATGTCTTCACTCGTCCTCCGAGGTAGTCCTGCGCCTCGAGGATCACTACATCTGTCACCTGTTCCTCAAGCAACTTCTTCATGGCACTCAGTCCAGAGATGCCACCTCCTACGATAACCACATCCTTATTGATGGCGCTGCCAAtcctttttgaataaataataaataaataaataaataaataaataaataaataaataaatgaaggaatataaaaTGTATAGAACTAAGGAAAAAGATGGCAGAAGTTGTTAAGTCAACTGACAAATTCAAAGACGTTTTGCGAATAGTCTAAAGTCCTGTTAAGAGGATCATTTAATTGGACATCTTAGATTTTTGGCAGGtgtgagaaaaagaaaatacatttggaaaagtCTATCAACTCAAACCACTTTTGGTAAATGCTTCGAAGCTTTCCGGAGAATTGGCCCCACTTGTACGCCTTGGATTTtccaaaaaatactcctattttTGGGTTCGTATTAGTTTATTCACTGTCGTGATAAAACCTCGAGCTTATCGTCTCACATCCATAGCTTCAAGAccagtggaagaagaagaagaaattagtaAAAAACATTTTCTAACTCTAAACTCCCTTTGCGAAACATACTATTCAGAAACAAGGATTTTCTATAACATGGTTTCCTGGTTGTCATATCATTTTCTGATCAccgttatgattattattattattatgtttcggtaaatgaaacttattcacatggaacaagcctacggggccattgacttgaaattcaagcttccaaagaatgttggtttcatccTCCCaccgcagcagtaactgatcatgggtACAGAGCCAGTAGTTTTTTTCATCGCCTTGGGTGAGGCGCAAACTAGCAACATCTGAGCAGCATGTCACGACGCTAGTGGCCATACCAGCTTATACGGGGCACGTGTGCGTAAAATCTATGCTAAATTAGTGCGTTATTtaaccaacaaaaaataaaataaatactctgtATTATATTAGGAATAATTattccgtactgtttaacatgaacatcatttatttttaacactttcatttataaatcataaatatcgtatcctaaaattcctgtatctttaactcgacgcgaaacatttttcagacctttttatgctcttccatagaccttccctaccccccaacaagaacaacaacaaagtagtttgtaggcttactcctcgagtaagccataaaatgttgttttataaGTTTGAGAATTGAGCTGAGGGCGCTAAGCTAGAAAATCTGAGAGCAATAAAATGCTTTGATATCAGATAAAAGATATCGATGTAGTAAAAGATTATCGCTTTTTAACTAACTACATTTTCCGTTCAGGGTTCAGAATAGAAGTGGATGCCCTTGGTTTTTAttgaaaggatatttttttatatatattagttaaactaagatatacttaaatctATATAGATTAGTATGTGAATATACGATAAGGCACCTGTAGGATAGTTTATGAGATTATTGAAAAATTCCATTTAaacattgttaattttttttaacctgtaCAAATACCGTAGAATACATTTAAcgctctttgaaaaaaaaaacaatacatttgttcgaaataaaaaaaaaattataatacatttCGTTGTTTCAAGATAACACAAAGGTCGGAGAATATaacacacagctctctctctctctttctctctctctcgtatttttatTACCGTTAAATGTAGTATTTATTTTCGTTAATAAAACAACTTTGCTATTAACTCGATTTGAATGTAGTTCTCCATTACACATTTTGACACGGAGGCCTCCGGGAGGGGTAATTGATGAAGAAAAAAGAAGgggaggaaaaataaattaataaaaagaaaaaataaaagaagcagaAATTGGATTCCCAAAAACCTCCCTTAGAGAAGAGGGAAGGTTGAAGGAATCGGGGAAAACAGAAGCAAGTAGGCGAATTCCAAAGTCAATGTGGGATAAGATGGCCAAAGGGGTGTTACgccaaacaaaaaatttatatttcttcgtATTTACCAGTCGCTGTAGCTTCCTCTGATCACGTCGCATGGGTGAGATGCTTCTgtaataagaaaattattagtattaatattattaattatatttgagtTAAGCAGCTGAAATGCAAAAATTAAATATTGGGTTGTGTTTGGAAATTTCAAATGTGtttacatgtttatttatatgtatgtatgtatgtagataatatatagatatatattatgtgtacacacacacacatatatatatatatgtgtgtgtgtgtgtgttttgcgcgCTTGCAACATTTGAAAAAACGGAAGAAAACACAAAAGAATAAGACATTAAAAGATAAGACACAATGCAGTCAATTCGTACCCGGATTTGCTGTTGTCGTCGTATTGTCAACCATCGACATGGCTGTTTGAGCCTACCAAAGAGGACAGGAAACGGCACGATCGTTACGACAGATAAATGACACTGGAAACTGATTCAAACACCCACTGGATATATATCGCTGATTGTTACTGATTGCCACGCTGATAAGAACGCAATCGCACGTGTGTTCGCCTGTATCTAGAGTTACGCTTATGTGCGTAGCACGGACCATTGTTACGCACTGTTTAGCTCTTACAGGCTGCGTATACGCGTGTGTTTGGGAAAGGGCCTTTTCAATTAATCTACAGCAAAATGTCCTATATATATGACAGTATCCTTCTTCCAACTGTAGGCTAAGGATATGGACACCGTAACCGTCTGTGCACCTCACTGTAACCCTTTTcctgccttttactgtacctccgctcacaTTGTCTTTTCTCCagctaactttccaccctctcccaacagttgTATCATAAAggaactgcgaggtcttcctcctatTGACTCTGTGTTTCCCTTTTAGCGCAAATTCCAATTCCAGTTTCGAGCAAGgatttggggaaaaaaaagtcaTGATGGCCTCCCCACAAACTGCTCTATATCGTTTGATCTTGGAGACATTCGCCAGCAGCGTCTGGATTTATTAATCACCCATCCAGGCGCTGACCAGACCCGTATGTGCTCATCTCTCTTAGGCTCTGTTGTGTCATCATCATTCAAGGACGACACTTTTAGAGACAACATTTTCATAATCTAGATGacttcggaagagagagagagagagagagagagagagtcacctctAAATGACCTGATCAGAGACACGGGAGGGACTTGCCAAAATTATACTATAGCTATTTGAAGCTTGTGGTCGCTGGAGCAGTGAGAATTATACACTGTGACAGCCTTTTAAGCTTGAGTGTTAAGGTGTCCCCAGAGCTTGGAGAATTGACGCTTCAGGGAGAACGATTATGCAGATCTGCGACATTTTTGCTATTTTCCTATTTTGGCTTGCTCGGGcattaagcctacaaactacttgttgttgttgttcgtctTGAGGGCGAGGggtgggggataggaaagccctatggaaaagcctaaaaaggtctgaaagaggtTTTTgcattgagttgaagatacaggaattttaggataggatatttatgattggtttattagaatgaaaatgtaaaaaataagtaatgtgcatgttattcagtacagaagaattatttctaataaagcgtatttattttgatattcactggtgaaacaacgctctatttgactgtaaattttagcacgtgccccaataagctggaggtctggtCATGCCTTTTTAGGTTCTTGTTTTAATCTGTCGTGTGTTAATGGTTTAAACAGCTGTGGGATTTCAATACTTGAGTAACATAGGAGTGTTTTTCATCCTTTTCTTTGAAGTTTTACTCTTGAAGTCTATAGAAGATATGAGGTAATTGGCAAAGTTGGGTGTTAATATGTAGTAAATAGCAGGCTTGCATTGaccttccaatatatatatatatatatatatatatatatatatatatatatatatatatatatatatatatatatatatatatatatatatatatatatataaatatggaaggacagggtgacaaggagatagccggtcatcaggtgatagtacatttattaccgacgcgtttcgtaacacatagttacatcatcaaggctaaaagagaaacaatacaaattaaaatacatgaaacataactttgactttaagagtctcaataaatatacaaaaaacatacataaaatgaaagcaatttaaaaagcacctgctagactaaaaagttgaagactgagtgattcggagagaagggagaagcagcgaagaaagccggttcaacccagatacaactgtacagaggaagtgtgtgagttcaacttccTCTGTACAGGTCAGACCGTCTCAgcgttactgcgcatatttgtgacgtcgCTGGtatgtggccataaaagaaaaccaagaaaacctTGGTGCTGGTCTGGTCCTGTCTGGCTCGCGTATTCCTCTCCTGCCGGAGAGGAGTATCAGAGTCAAACTTTGACTCTGGGAAGTGCTATATGACCCAACTCTTGTTGCCTAAGTCTAAGACTTCATACCAGACATTCTTCATTGCTCTTGTTGCAAGAGTGTCTGCATCATGTCGCATTCTAggaccagaagaagcaagcattTCTGACAGTTTATTAAGAGCTTCCCGGATTCCTTGTCTTTGTCAGTCGTTTTTCGTAGTGTTCGACCACCATAACAGAAAGAATTAATAGGCAGGTTCTCGGAAATtttaccacaatatatatatatatatatatatatatatatatatatatatatatatatatataaccggaaGATTGGTATCCGCGGGAACTTATGATCCAGAAAGGTATCATTCGGAATGTTTTTTGTGCAGGATACATACAGGCTGtaatgtgggagagagagagagagagtgagagagagagagagagagagagagagagagatatgatactAATACAATGATTTTGGGTGTGGTTAGGATTACCACATAGTCATAGAGGCTTTTCGTTTGTCAACCGCAAACTGTATGCAACTTCGCAGTACTGATAAcgcgagcctctctctctctctctccttcacaacCTCTTCAAAGCTTCTATGGAAATGGGAACCGTTATTTTTAGTTTTGCCGTGAAAGTTGGTTGGCAATTGcagtcaacaataataataatagtaataataataataataataaatcagcgCGCCGTTTCTAGATGTTCTGGGggcaggaaaaaaagtcacattgatATGCGGATCCATTATATTTT
Encoded here:
- the LOC135226414 gene encoding spermine oxidase-like isoform X2; translated protein: MSMVDNTTTTANPEASHPCDVIRGSYSDWIGSAINKDVVIVGGGISGLSAMKKLLEEQVTDVVILEAQDYLGGRVKTYREGSILIEEGAEWIHGGRRNPLYKLADSLGMLTQPLEDSEYDWRLKTSGGDEASEAGYSVAEEVFNQCGESSALQGYYDTAHGQCFLDRFESLYDDGSTSPEEKNAWLHYLNMWALRDGGVNDWMEQSARDVDQFIAYGGEDKLNQWSQGYDALTNYLKSSIPEEKIKLNTPVCKIFWESDPNGKALIVTATNEAYLTDYVLVTASVGHLKERHLQLFDPSLPARYQNDLNKIDLGVADKIQIGWESPWWEKTDPKPLDLHIIFKNFDLPAEESWLYGIMEVLGVHQQPNVLQAFVVGDSAREMENLSTDDVQRHFLKFLSRVTGQTVPEPSFFRRSQWGKNVWVRGSYSSYITVSGDQAGLKSREPLAEAIINSYGNRVIHWAGEHTHLSRYGTVDGALSSGRRAALEILEEIESDH
- the LOC135226414 gene encoding spermine oxidase-like isoform X1; the protein is MGPGWPSQSLVLPLLGFLLGIAEASHPCDVIRGSYSDWIGSAINKDVVIVGGGISGLSAMKKLLEEQVTDVVILEAQDYLGGRVKTYREGSILIEEGAEWIHGGRRNPLYKLADSLGMLTQPLEDSEYDWRLKTSGGDEASEAGYSVAEEVFNQCGESSALQGYYDTAHGQCFLDRFESLYDDGSTSPEEKNAWLHYLNMWALRDGGVNDWMEQSARDVDQFIAYGGEDKLNQWSQGYDALTNYLKSSIPEEKIKLNTPVCKIFWESDPNGKALIVTATNEAYLTDYVLVTASVGHLKERHLQLFDPSLPARYQNDLNKIDLGVADKIQIGWESPWWEKTDPKPLDLHIIFKNFDLPAEESWLYGIMEVLGVHQQPNVLQAFVVGDSAREMENLSTDDVQRHFLKFLSRVTGQTVPEPSFFRRSQWGKNVWVRGSYSSYITVSGDQAGLKSREPLAEAIINSYGNRVIHWAGEHTHLSRYGTVDGALSSGRRAALEILEEIESDH
- the LOC135226414 gene encoding spermine oxidase-like isoform X3 encodes the protein MKSHKSSTSRTSCKASHPCDVIRGSYSDWIGSAINKDVVIVGGGISGLSAMKKLLEEQVTDVVILEAQDYLGGRVKTYREGSILIEEGAEWIHGGRRNPLYKLADSLGMLTQPLEDSEYDWRLKTSGGDEASEAGYSVAEEVFNQCGESSALQGYYDTAHGQCFLDRFESLYDDGSTSPEEKNAWLHYLNMWALRDGGVNDWMEQSARDVDQFIAYGGEDKLNQWSQGYDALTNYLKSSIPEEKIKLNTPVCKIFWESDPNGKALIVTATNEAYLTDYVLVTASVGHLKERHLQLFDPSLPARYQNDLNKIDLGVADKIQIGWESPWWEKTDPKPLDLHIIFKNFDLPAEESWLYGIMEVLGVHQQPNVLQAFVVGDSAREMENLSTDDVQRHFLKFLSRVTGQTVPEPSFFRRSQWGKNVWVRGSYSSYITVSGDQAGLKSREPLAEAIINSYGNRVIHWAGEHTHLSRYGTVDGALSSGRRAALEILEEIESDH